In a single window of the Raphanus sativus cultivar WK10039 chromosome 9, ASM80110v3, whole genome shotgun sequence genome:
- the LOC130500190 gene encoding uncharacterized protein LOC130500190, whose product MTQDLTSLSSGFENNRTLGDEREINVDSLGVGNWWVKNRVESLTKRVICNWVSRIGQIDHRREEMEGGFRDLCRENSEKPTKDESIVRHVGGSYGSCGNREFGLSEPSNTDWKDKTLEELGITTKHGKLCATATSGSKTKTLGPGAKFVLKVLPRDGI is encoded by the exons ATGACTCAAGATTTAACGAGTTTGAGTTCTGGGTTTGAGAACAACAGAACCCTAGGTGATGAAAGAGAAATAAATGTTGATTCTTTGGGTGTCGGGAATTGGTGGGTCAAGAATCGGGTGGAGTCTTTGACGAAGCGAGTAATATGCAATTGGGTATCGAGAATTGGGCAAATCGACCACAGAAGGGAAGAAATGGAAGGTGGCTTTAGGGATTTATGTAGAGAAAATTCAGAGAAGCCAACAAAGGACGAGTCTATTGTGAGACACGTTGGTGGGTCTTACGGTAGTTGTGGAAACAGAGAATTTGGGTTGTCAGAGCCTTCAAATACAGACTGG AAAGACAAGACTTTGGAG GAACTTGGAATCACTACCAAGCATGGGAAGCTCTGCGCTACTGCTACTAGTGGTAGCAAGACCAAGACACTTGGTCCTGGTGCTAAGTTTGTACTCAAAGTGCTTCCTCGTGATGGCATTTAA
- the LOC108825479 gene encoding E3 ubiquitin-protein ligase SP1, protein MIHWGGVTCCLSAAALYLLGRSSGRDAEVLKTVTRVNQLKELAQLLELDSSKLLPFIVAVSGRVGSDTPIKCEHSGIRGVIVEETAEQHFLKHNETGSWVQDSALMLSMSKEVPWFLDDGTSRVNVVGARGATGFALTVGSEVFEESGRSLVRGTLDYLQGLKMLGVKRIERVLPTGMPLTIVGEAVKDDIGDLRIQKPERGPFYVSPKSLDQLISNLGKWSRLYKYASMGLTVFGVFLITKHVIDFLLERRQRREIQKRVLDAAAKRAGTEGSNGAHESVSDSTKNEGAVPDLCVICLEQNYNAVFVPCGHMCCCTACSSHLSSCPLCRRRIDQVVKTYRH, encoded by the exons ATGATTCATTGGGGAGGAGTTACCTGCTGCCTCAGCGCCGCCGCTCTTTATCTTCTCGGCCGGAGTAGTGGCAGGGACGCCGAAGTACTCAAAACCGTCACTAGGGTTAACCAACTCAAGGAGCTAG CGCAATTGCTAGAATTAGATAGCAGCAAGCTCCTTCCTTTCATTGTGGCCGTTTCAGGAAGAGTTGGCTCTGACACTCCTATCAAGTGTGAGCATAGTGGCATACGCGGTGTTATCGTCGAGGAAACG GCGGAACAACATTTTCTGAAACACAATGAGACTGGTTCTTGGGTACAAGATAGTGCGCTGATGCTATCTATGAGCAAGGAGGTTCCTTGGTTCCTG GATGATGGGACAAGTCGTGTGAATGTAGTGGGAGCTCGTGGTGCAACAGGGTTTGCTTTGACTGTTGGAAGTGAAGTTTTTGAAGAGTCAGGGCGGTCTCTTGTACGAGGAACACTTGATTATCTCCAAGGCCTTAAG ATGCTTGGAGTTAAGCGCATTGAGCGTGTTCTTCCTACTGGAATGCCTCTCACAATTGTTGGCGAG GCTGTCAAGGACGATATTGGAGATTTAAGGATTCAGAAACCTGAAAGAGGGCCTTTCTACGTCTCTCCTAAATCACTCGATCAGCTCATTTCTAATCTGGGGAAATGGTCAAG GTTGTACAAGTATGCCTCCATGGGTTTAACTGTTTTTGGTGTGTTTCTAATTACAAAGCATGTCATTGATTTTCTTCTAGAGAGAAGACAGCGGCGAGAAATACAGAAAAG AGTGCTTGATGCAGCAGCTAAGAGAGCTGGGACTGAAG GTTCAAACGGCGCACATGAGAGCGTTTCAGATTCTACCAAGAATGAAGGCGCTGTTCCTGATCTCTGTGTGATCTGCCTTGAGCAGAACTACAATGCTGTGTTTGTCCC GTGTGGTCATATGTGCTGCTGCACCGCATGCTCCTCCCATTTGTCCAGCTGTCCACTTTGTCGGAGACGTATAGATCAGGTGGTTAAGACATATCGTCACTGA
- the LOC130499577 gene encoding cytosolic sulfotransferase 5-like has translation MDPKELPSNLRDDKISEETKKVISSLPSHTDYQGGAICKYQGCWYYYNTLQGVLNFQRGFQPLKALTVALLERSKNHSSDHPLLYHNPHGIIPFLEIDLYHESSSPNLAKFSAPPRLFSTHMPLHTIHEALKHSPCKIVYVCRNVKDTLISCWFYSCAIYKIEPTRSVLESMFNEFCDGTNYFGPFWDHLLSYWRGSLEDPKHVLFMRYEEMKAEPRDQIKRLADFLGCPFTKQEEDSGSVDEILDLCSLRNLSSLEANKTGTINNVEHKFFFRKGEVGDSKNYLTPEMENKIDMIIQEKLQGSGLNF, from the exons ATGGATCCGAAGGAGCTTCCGTCGAACCTTAGAGACGACAAGATAAGTGAAGAAACCAAGAAGGTGATCTCTTCGCTTCCTTCACACACAGATTACCAAGG AGGAGCA ATTTGTAAATATCAAGGATGTTGGTATTATTACAACACCCTCCAAGGTGTTCTCAATTTCCAGAGAGGTTTTCAACCGCTAAAGGCCCTCACAGTCGCTCTGCTTGAGAGATCAAAGAACCACTCTTCTGATCATCCTCTTCTATATCATAATCCTCATGGCATTATACCATTCTTGGAGATCGATCTGTACCACGAAAGCTCGAGTCCTAACCTAGCCAAGTTCTCAGCACCTCCGAGGCTGTTCTCGACTCACATGCCACTGCACACGATCCACGAAGCCCTCAAGCACTCTCCTTGCAAGATTGTGTACGTGTGCAGGAACGTGAAGGACACGTTGATCTCGTGTTGGTTTTACAGCTGTGCTATATATAAAATCGAACCAACCAGAAGCGTTCTCGAGTCTATGTTTAACGAGTTCTGCGATGGAACCAACTATTTTGGACCTTTTTGGGATCATCTCTTGAGTTACTGGAGAGGAAGCTTGGAAGACCCAAAGCATGTCCTTTTCATGAGGTATGAGGAAATGAAAGCCGAGCCTCGTGATCAGATCAAGAGACTTGCGGACTTCTTGGGTTGTCCTTTTACCAAGCAAGAAGAAGATAGTGGATCTGTGGACGAGATCTTGGACCTCTGCTCTCTGCGTAATCTGAGCAGTTTGGAGGCTAACAAAACAGGGACAATAAACAATGTGGAGCACAAGTTTTTTTTCCGTAAAGGAGAAGTCGGTGACTCGAAAAATTATCTTACGCCTGAAATGGAGAACAAGATAGACATGATCATCCaagaaaaacttcaaggttCTGGTTTGAATTTTTAG
- the LOC130499576 gene encoding uncharacterized protein LOC130499576 → MTTTTISQHDFYGDDGGDSETSISVSVIENMKEEYGLFVWPCSVILAEYVWQERSRFRGSSVLELGAGTSLPGLVAAKVGANVTLTDDSSKTEVLENMTRVCELNNLNCNVMGLTWGVWDATIFDLRPNIILGADVLYDSSAFDDLFATVSFLLQNSPDAVFITTYHNRSGHHLIEFLMVKWGLKCVKLVDGFSFLPSRKASLLSGNIQLVEIVLSSGKSAF, encoded by the exons ATGACTACTACCACCATCTCTCAGCATGATTTCTATGGCGATGATGGAGGAGATTCCGAAACTTCCATCTCTGTATCTGTTATCGAG AATATGAAGGAAGAGTATGGTTTGTTCGTTTGGCCTTGTAGCGTCATCCTCGCCGAGTACGTCTGGCAAGAGCGATCTCGATTTCGTGGCTCTTCAGTTCTCGAG CTAGGAGCTGGCACTTCTTTACCCGGTTTAGTAGCTGCTAAGGTTGGAGCTAATGTCACCCTTACCGATGACTCAAGCAAAACAGAG GTTTTGGAGAATATGACAAGAGTTTGTGAGCTTAACAATCTCAACTGTAAT GTAATGGGTCTCACTTGGGGAGTGTGGGATGCAACCATATTTGATCTGCGGCCTAACATTATACTTGGAGCAGATGTTCTATATGATTCAAGTG CGTTCGATGATCTCTTTGCCACCGTCTCTTTCCTGCTTCAAAATTCTCCAGATGCAGTTTTTATCACCACGTATCATAACAGGAG CGGGCATCATCTAATCGAATTCCTCATGGTGAAATGGGGTCTGAAGTGCGTTAAACTTGTGGATGGCTTCTCTTTTTTGCCATCTCGCAAGGCATCTTTACTGAGCGGCAACATTCAGCTGGTTGAGATCGTATTGAGTTCTGGAAAATCAGCATTCTAA